A region of Takifugu rubripes chromosome 6, fTakRub1.2, whole genome shotgun sequence DNA encodes the following proteins:
- the tbc1d13 gene encoding TBC1 domain family member 13 isoform X1, whose protein sequence is MSLKQDTSRTEALLNGTRWFHLQIRSLDAHWCRSGGRPEVTTRLPSVPEFLPGWDQLQESNAPLTDMSTAYRNRIQEFEATLGEETINLKTLRELCFNGIPFEGGIRALCWKVLLNYLPLDQTVWTSFLKKQREEYSQFLREMIIQPGISKAKSGCSREDVTMEDHPLNPNPDSRWNNYFKDNEILLQIDKDVRRLYPDMAFFQRPTDYPCQLILDPQNDYETLRQRVEQTTLKAQTVNRNRSGVTNVSSPGKALNLYPSNEYEVMPSGSEAHWEVVERILFIYAKLNPGIAYVQGMNEIVGPIYYTFATDPNSQWKEHAEADTFFCFTNLMSENRDNFIKSLDDSQCGITYKMESVYSMLKDKDLELYLKLEEQNIKPQYFTFRWLTLLLSQEFLLPDVIRIWDTLFSDKERFHFLILVCCAMLILIRENLLAGDFTVNMRLLQDYPISDVHTILTKAEELRDNS, encoded by the exons ATGTCTTTGAAGCAGGACACCAGCAGAACAGAG GCTCTATTGAACGGGACGAGATGGTTCCATCTCCAGATCCGTTCCCTTGATGCTCACTGGTGTCGTAG CGGCGGGAGACCGGAAGTGACAACACGGCTTCCGTCCGTTCCTGAATTCCTTCCTGGTTGGGACCAGTTGCAGGAGTCCAACGCTCCCCTCACAGACATGTCTACTGCCTacagaaacag GATACAGGAATTTGAAGCAACTTTGGGTGAAGAAACGATAAACTTGAAGACACTGAGAGAGTTGTGCTTTAACG GAATCCCCTTTGAAGGAGGCATACGGGCACTTTGTTGGAAG GTCCTTCTCAACTATCTGCCCCTGGATCAGACAGTATGGACGTCGTTCTTGAAGAAGCAACG GGAGGAGTATTCCCAGTTTCTCAGAGAAATGATCATCCAGCCTGGCATTTCCAAGGCAAAGTCAGGCTGTTCCAGAGAAGACGTCACCATGGAGGACCAC cctttaaaccctaacccagacagCAGGTGGAACAACTATTTTAAGGATAATGAAATTCTACTTCAGATAGACAAAGACGTGAG GCGACTGTACCCAGACATGGCCTTCTTCCAGCGCCCCACTGATTATCCCTGCCAGCTGATCCTGGATCCTCAGAACGACTACGAGACACTGCGGCAGCGAGTGGAACAGACCACCTTGAAGGCCCAGACTGTGAACCGCAACCGCAGCGGAGTGACCAAT GTCAGCTCTCCTGGGAAGGCCTTGAACCTGTACCCATCGAATGAATACGAGGTGATGCCCAGTGGAAGTGAAGCGCACTGGGAGGTGGTGGAACGGATTCTCTTTATCTACGCCAAACTGAACCCGGGGATAGCGTATGTCCAGGGCATGAATGAGATCGTGGGGCCGATCTACTACACCTTTGCTACGGACCCCAACAGCCAGTGGAAAG AGCACGCTGAAGCAGACACCTTCTTCTGTTTCACCAACCTGATGTCAGAGAACCGAGACAACTTCATCAAGAGCTTGGACGACTCTCAGTGTGGGATCACTTACAAGATGGAGAGTGTGTATTCCATGCTGAAGGACAAAGATCTGGAGCTCTACCTGAAGCTG gaagagcagaacaTCAAACCTCAGTATTTCACCTTCCGCTGGCTCACCCTGCTGTTGTCTCAGGAGTTCCTCCTGCCAGACGTCATCCGGATCTGGGACACCTTGTTTTCTGACAAGGAGCGTTTCCACTTCCTGATCTTGGTGTGCTGCGCCATGCTGAT ACTGATCCGGGAGAACTTGCTGGCTGGAGACTTCACAGTGAACATGAGGTTACTGCAG GATTATCCCATCTCAGATGTCCACACCATCCTAACCAAGGCTGAAGAGCTGCGGGACAACTCCTAA
- the tbc1d13 gene encoding TBC1 domain family member 13 isoform X2 codes for MSLKQDTSRTEALLNGTRWFHLQIRSLDAHWCRSGGRPEVTTRLPSVPEFLPGWDQLQESNAPLTDMSTAYRNRIQEFEATLGEETINLKTLRELCFNGIPFEGGIRALCWKVLLNYLPLDQTVWTSFLKKQREEYSQFLREMIIQPGISKAKSGCSREDVTMEDHPLNPNPDSRWNNYFKDNEILLQIDKDVRRLYPDMAFFQRPTDYPCQLILDPQNDYETLRQRVEQTTLKAQTVNRNRSGVTNVSSPGKALNLYPSNEYEVMPSGSEAHWEVVERILFIYAKLNPGIAYVQGMNEIVGPIYYTFATDPNSQWKEHAEADTFFCFTNLMSENRDNFIKSLDDSQCGITYKMESVYSMLKDKDLELYLKLEFLLPDVIRIWDTLFSDKERFHFLILVCCAMLILIRENLLAGDFTVNMRLLQDYPISDVHTILTKAEELRDNS; via the exons ATGTCTTTGAAGCAGGACACCAGCAGAACAGAG GCTCTATTGAACGGGACGAGATGGTTCCATCTCCAGATCCGTTCCCTTGATGCTCACTGGTGTCGTAG CGGCGGGAGACCGGAAGTGACAACACGGCTTCCGTCCGTTCCTGAATTCCTTCCTGGTTGGGACCAGTTGCAGGAGTCCAACGCTCCCCTCACAGACATGTCTACTGCCTacagaaacag GATACAGGAATTTGAAGCAACTTTGGGTGAAGAAACGATAAACTTGAAGACACTGAGAGAGTTGTGCTTTAACG GAATCCCCTTTGAAGGAGGCATACGGGCACTTTGTTGGAAG GTCCTTCTCAACTATCTGCCCCTGGATCAGACAGTATGGACGTCGTTCTTGAAGAAGCAACG GGAGGAGTATTCCCAGTTTCTCAGAGAAATGATCATCCAGCCTGGCATTTCCAAGGCAAAGTCAGGCTGTTCCAGAGAAGACGTCACCATGGAGGACCAC cctttaaaccctaacccagacagCAGGTGGAACAACTATTTTAAGGATAATGAAATTCTACTTCAGATAGACAAAGACGTGAG GCGACTGTACCCAGACATGGCCTTCTTCCAGCGCCCCACTGATTATCCCTGCCAGCTGATCCTGGATCCTCAGAACGACTACGAGACACTGCGGCAGCGAGTGGAACAGACCACCTTGAAGGCCCAGACTGTGAACCGCAACCGCAGCGGAGTGACCAAT GTCAGCTCTCCTGGGAAGGCCTTGAACCTGTACCCATCGAATGAATACGAGGTGATGCCCAGTGGAAGTGAAGCGCACTGGGAGGTGGTGGAACGGATTCTCTTTATCTACGCCAAACTGAACCCGGGGATAGCGTATGTCCAGGGCATGAATGAGATCGTGGGGCCGATCTACTACACCTTTGCTACGGACCCCAACAGCCAGTGGAAAG AGCACGCTGAAGCAGACACCTTCTTCTGTTTCACCAACCTGATGTCAGAGAACCGAGACAACTTCATCAAGAGCTTGGACGACTCTCAGTGTGGGATCACTTACAAGATGGAGAGTGTGTATTCCATGCTGAAGGACAAAGATCTGGAGCTCTACCTGAAGCTG GAGTTCCTCCTGCCAGACGTCATCCGGATCTGGGACACCTTGTTTTCTGACAAGGAGCGTTTCCACTTCCTGATCTTGGTGTGCTGCGCCATGCTGAT ACTGATCCGGGAGAACTTGCTGGCTGGAGACTTCACAGTGAACATGAGGTTACTGCAG GATTATCCCATCTCAGATGTCCACACCATCCTAACCAAGGCTGAAGAGCTGCGGGACAACTCCTAA